A window of the Polypterus senegalus isolate Bchr_013 chromosome 4, ASM1683550v1, whole genome shotgun sequence genome harbors these coding sequences:
- the LOC120528726 gene encoding ATP-dependent DNA helicase pif1-like: MAAMLNSEQRAAFNVIMKAIDEGANPRLFFIDGPGGSGKTFLYTALISTLRGRSETAHACASTGIAANLLPSGRTYHSMFCLGINILDTTVSAITPRSKVPKSLRESKLVVWDESTMASSHALNSVDRLIRDINSSTHFPFGGKVFVLGGDFRQTLPIVPHGTRTACIKYSKTWKNFHTSKLIKNNRSVDREFSDWLLKLGEGTLTNDIGLDEELIEIPQSMLCKGDIVKEIFGDKLHVADIPDFANKFILTPINKDCNELNEKVLNLLDGECVTYLSYDSILDGMDEDCSNYPIEFLNSLNLSGISPHELKLKKSTIVILIRNLRSGLCNGTRLIIQDLLPNILKAEVLTGTAKGEVVFLPRIILDTTDRLPVVLRRRQFPVKVAFAMTINKSQGQTTDKVGIYLPQPVFGHGQLYVAFSRAKLSEDVVVHVVDTPQQGKLITGSNRVFTPNIVFKEVFEII, from the coding sequence ATGGCCGCAATGTTAAATTCCGAGCAAAGAGCTGCTTTTAATGTCATCATGAAGGCCATAGATGAAGGAGCAAATCCAAGATTATTTTTCATTGATGGCCCAGGTGGGAGTGGGAAAACATTCTTATACACAGCTTTAATAAGTACCTTACGAGGAAGATCTGAAACTGCGCATGCCTGTGCTTCTACTGGCATTGCTGCAAATTTGCTTCCAAGTGGACGAACATATCATTCAATGTTTTGCTTAGGAATAAATATTTTAGACACAACAGTTTCCGCAATTACGCCTCGCTCAAAAGTGCCAAAATCCCTCAGAGAATCTAAATTAGTTGTGTGGGATGAATCCACTATGGCATCTTCACACGCATTAAATTCAGTGGATAGATTGATTAGGGATATAAATTCCAGTACGCACTTTCCTTTTGGCGGTAAAGTGTTTGTCCTTGGAGGAGACTTCAGGCAAACATTGCCGATTGTACCTCATGGCACCAGAACAGCCTGTATAAAATATAGCAAAACCTGGAAGAACTTCCATACTTCGAAATTGATCAAGAACAACCGATCGGTTGATAGAGAATTCAGTGATTGGTTATTAAAACTTGGAGAAGGAACGCTAACTAATGATATTGGCCTAGATGAAGAACTAATAGAAATACCACAAAGCATGCTGTGCAAAGGTGACATAGTAAAGGAGATCTTTGGGGATAAACTTCATGTAGCAGATATCCCCGACTTTGCGAATAAGTTTATACTAACTCCAATCAACAAAGATTGTAATGAACTAAATGAGAAGGTACTGAATTTATTAGATGGTGAATGTGTTACATACTTAAGCTATGACTCAATATTAGATGGCATGGATGAAGATTGTTCCAATTATCCAATAGAGTTTTTAAACAGTTTGAATCTTTCGGGAATTTCACCACATGAATTGAAATTGAAGAAAAGTACCATTGTAATTCTCATTCGAAATCTGAGGAGCGGTCTGTGTAATGGAACACGACTAATTATTCAAGATTTACTGCCTAATATTTTAAAGGCAGAAGTGTTGACTGGCACTGCTAAAGGGGAAGTAGTATTTCTTCCTAGAATTATACTGGATACTACTGACAGATTGCCTGTTGTTCTTCGAAGAAGACAATTTCCAGTAAAGGTGGCATttgcaatgacaataaataaatcgCAAGGACAAACTACTGATAAAGTTGGAATATATCTTCCACAACCAGTATTCGGCCATGGTCAGCTCTATGTAGCATTTTCAAGAGCAAAGCTCTCTGAGGACGTAGTTGTCCATGTAGTGGACACTCCACAACAAGGAAAACTGATAACAGGCAGTAATAGAGTTTTCACACCGAATATAGTATTCAAGGAAGTTTTCGAAattatatag